The proteins below are encoded in one region of Helianthus annuus cultivar XRQ/B chromosome 2, HanXRQr2.0-SUNRISE, whole genome shotgun sequence:
- the LOC110914000 gene encoding patatin-like protein 2 isoform X1 yields the protein MSYMEGPRSPLQPPTYGNLITILSIDGGGVRGIIPGVILNFLETELQKLDGENARLADYFDVIAGTSTGGIVTAMLTTPNEEGRPVFTAKDVVDFYVEHCPKIFPHESHYRSSSDLHKEHRHRHLLGKVVDPSKKAIKALSGPKHDGRHLHHILQEKLQQRRLHEAVTNVVIPTFDIKYLQPVIFSSYQLKTIPNLNAKFSDICIGTSAAPTFLPSHSFQTKDSGGKTLREFNLIDGAVVANNPTLVAISEITKEITTGSPDFFPIRPMEFGRLLVLSIGTGSQKFQEKYDATKSSSWGVLGWLAGGGSTPLVDVFTQASGDMVDYHVSTVFQALHSTENYLRIQDDTLSGELATLDLATQENLENLVKVGEELLKKPVTSVNLGTGICEPYHHTTNEMALIKLATILHNEKNVRELRSPNTNRGGINQGTLNEDRTTLSQHMPKLSQHMPKLSQPIHHSFQDLHKLNMN from the exons ATGTCATATATGGAAGGACCGCGGTCACCTTTGCAACCACCAACATATGGGAATCTAATCACTATACTCAGCATCGACGGAGGTGGAGTACGAGGAATCATACCGGGTGTGATCCTTAATTTTCTAGAAACTGAACTACAG AAGTTAGATGGTGAGAATGCAAGACTTGCAGACTATTTTGATGTGATTGCTGGGACAAGCACTGGTGGTATTGTGACGGCTATGTTAACCACTCCTAATGAAGAGGGTCGTCCAGTTTTTACGGCAAAGGACGTTGTAGATTTTTATGTTGAACATTGTCCTAAAATCTTTCCACATGAATCACACTATAG AAGTTCTTCGGATTTACATAAGGAGCATCGTCATCGTCATCTACTTGGAAAAg TGGTGGATCCTAGCAAAAAAGCTATCAAAGCTTTATCAGGCCCAAAACATGATGGCAGACACCTACACCATATTCTTCAAGAAAAACTACAACAAAGACGACTCCATGAAGCTGTAACGAATGTCGTGATTCCAACATTTGACATCAAATATCTACAGCCTGTGATCTTCTCGAGTTACCAG TTGAAGACAATCCCTAACCTTAATGCCAAGTTCTCCGATATATGCATTGGAACGTCGGCGGCCCCAACCTTTCTTCCTTCTCATTCATTCCAAACCAAAGATTCAGGAGGGAAGACCCTTAGAGAATTCAATCTTATCGATGGTGCAGTGGTCGCCAACAATCCG ACTTTGGTTGCAATAAGTGAAATAACAAAGGAAATAACCACTGGAAGTCCTGACTTTTTCCCCATTAGGCCAATGGAATTTGGTCGGTTATTAGTATTGTCAATAGGCACAGGTTCTCAAAAATTTCAAGAGAAGTATGATGCTACGAAGTCTTCTAGTTGGGGCGTTTTAGGGTGGTTGGCTGGTGGTGGCTCGACTCCATTGGTTGATGTTTTTACTCAAGCTAGTGGTGACATGGTTGATTACCATGTCTCTACCGTCTTCCAAGCCCTCCATTCAACAGAAAATTATCTTCGGATTCAG GATGACACTCTAAGTGGTGAGTTAGCTACCTTGGATTTGGCAACCCAAGAAAACTTAGAGAATCTTGTAAAAGTGGGTGAGGAGTTGTTGAAAAAACCAGTTACTAGTGTGAATCTAGGCACGGGTATATGCGAGCCTTACCATCATACTACCAACGAGATGGCTTTAATAAA ATTAGCGACAATTCTTCACAATGAGAAGAATGTTCGGGAACTAAGATCGCCTAACACTAACCGAGGAGGCATTAATCAAGGAACGTTAAACGAAGATCGAACTACACTTTCGCAACATATGCCAAAACTTTCGCAACATATGCCAAAACTTTCGCAGCCGATTCATCACTCCTTTCAAGATTTACACAAACTTAATATGAACTGA
- the LOC110914000 gene encoding patatin-like protein 2 isoform X2, translating to MLTTPNEEGRPVFTAKDVVDFYVEHCPKIFPHESHYRSSSDLHKEHRHRHLLGKVVDPSKKAIKALSGPKHDGRHLHHILQEKLQQRRLHEAVTNVVIPTFDIKYLQPVIFSSYQLKTIPNLNAKFSDICIGTSAAPTFLPSHSFQTKDSGGKTLREFNLIDGAVVANNPTLVAISEITKEITTGSPDFFPIRPMEFGRLLVLSIGTGSQKFQEKYDATKSSSWGVLGWLAGGGSTPLVDVFTQASGDMVDYHVSTVFQALHSTENYLRIQDDTLSGELATLDLATQENLENLVKVGEELLKKPVTSVNLGTGICEPYHHTTNEMALIKLATILHNEKNVRELRSPNTNRGGINQGTLNEDRTTLSQHMPKLSQHMPKLSQPIHHSFQDLHKLNMN from the exons ATGTTAACCACTCCTAATGAAGAGGGTCGTCCAGTTTTTACGGCAAAGGACGTTGTAGATTTTTATGTTGAACATTGTCCTAAAATCTTTCCACATGAATCACACTATAG AAGTTCTTCGGATTTACATAAGGAGCATCGTCATCGTCATCTACTTGGAAAAg TGGTGGATCCTAGCAAAAAAGCTATCAAAGCTTTATCAGGCCCAAAACATGATGGCAGACACCTACACCATATTCTTCAAGAAAAACTACAACAAAGACGACTCCATGAAGCTGTAACGAATGTCGTGATTCCAACATTTGACATCAAATATCTACAGCCTGTGATCTTCTCGAGTTACCAG TTGAAGACAATCCCTAACCTTAATGCCAAGTTCTCCGATATATGCATTGGAACGTCGGCGGCCCCAACCTTTCTTCCTTCTCATTCATTCCAAACCAAAGATTCAGGAGGGAAGACCCTTAGAGAATTCAATCTTATCGATGGTGCAGTGGTCGCCAACAATCCG ACTTTGGTTGCAATAAGTGAAATAACAAAGGAAATAACCACTGGAAGTCCTGACTTTTTCCCCATTAGGCCAATGGAATTTGGTCGGTTATTAGTATTGTCAATAGGCACAGGTTCTCAAAAATTTCAAGAGAAGTATGATGCTACGAAGTCTTCTAGTTGGGGCGTTTTAGGGTGGTTGGCTGGTGGTGGCTCGACTCCATTGGTTGATGTTTTTACTCAAGCTAGTGGTGACATGGTTGATTACCATGTCTCTACCGTCTTCCAAGCCCTCCATTCAACAGAAAATTATCTTCGGATTCAG GATGACACTCTAAGTGGTGAGTTAGCTACCTTGGATTTGGCAACCCAAGAAAACTTAGAGAATCTTGTAAAAGTGGGTGAGGAGTTGTTGAAAAAACCAGTTACTAGTGTGAATCTAGGCACGGGTATATGCGAGCCTTACCATCATACTACCAACGAGATGGCTTTAATAAA ATTAGCGACAATTCTTCACAATGAGAAGAATGTTCGGGAACTAAGATCGCCTAACACTAACCGAGGAGGCATTAATCAAGGAACGTTAAACGAAGATCGAACTACACTTTCGCAACATATGCCAAAACTTTCGCAACATATGCCAAAACTTTCGCAGCCGATTCATCACTCCTTTCAAGATTTACACAAACTTAATATGAACTGA